A region from the Thermodesulfovibrionales bacterium genome encodes:
- a CDS encoding secondary thiamine-phosphate synthase enzyme YjbQ has protein sequence MKSYRKELSFTTPARKAFINITPHVEACLRESGVKDGLVLVNAMHITASVFINDDESGLHHDFDVWLEKLAPHEPVKQYQHNVGEDNADAHLKRQIMGRDVVVAITDGRLDFGPWEQIFYGEFDGRRKKRVLVKIIGE, from the coding sequence GTGAAGTCCTATCGTAAAGAACTCTCCTTCACTACTCCTGCGAGGAAGGCGTTTATCAATATCACTCCTCATGTGGAGGCATGCCTGAGGGAGAGCGGCGTCAAGGACGGACTTGTGCTCGTCAACGCGATGCATATCACGGCATCGGTTTTTATCAATGATGACGAATCCGGGCTCCATCACGATTTTGACGTCTGGCTCGAAAAGCTCGCACCCCACGAACCGGTGAAGCAATATCAGCATAATGTCGGAGAGGATAATGCCGATGCCCATCTCAAACGGCAGATCATGGGGAGAGACGTCGTCGTAGCCATAACCGACGGAAGGCTGGATTTCGGTCCCTGGGAACAGATTTTTTACGGTGAGTTCGACGGAAGACGAAAGAAGCGGGTCCTCGTAAAGATTATCGGGGAATGA